One Saccharomyces kudriavzevii IFO 1802 strain IFO1802 genome assembly, chromosome: 4 genomic region harbors:
- the ECM11 gene encoding Ecm11p (similar to Saccharomyces cerevisiae ECM11 (YDR446W); ancestral locus Anc_5.561) yields the protein MTVIKTEPAAELALYSPTSKESLNNDDTAKRKENNKQFSPSTNSRSSTTKHKVVPKLQEKKMKGGDKQDLSAFLLNPSLIVKPSEGKKKENTVPVNDTPNVKTEPTGFQLLTPISKKRALKEKTTSGKYENFGSSTEEKAYAQKRTKQLPSDAATNLSEFPLNDENASSPAKEKSQEAIENPGSYQKIKNYLFDKPDLLETCLQDYSSMLPADIAEDDQEFFVSVADSTLEEWTNKGQEILDQQYQLYQEVIKKRIELSFKFKGVISVVNDRADALEEQGQKLEEKIRKIKSLANEILNII from the coding sequence ATGACTGTAATAAAGACCGAACCTGCAGCTGAATTGGCATTGTACTCTCCTACATCCAAAGAGTCTTTGAACAATGATGACACCgcaaagaggaaagaaaataataaacaaTTTTCTCCAAGTACAAATAGCCGCTCAAGTACAACAAAGCATAAGGTTGTTCCCAAACTCcaggagaagaagatgaaaggCGGAGATAAACAAGACCTTTCTGCATTTCTGTTGAATCCCTCCCTTATTGTAAAACCTTCCGAgggcaaaaagaaagaaaacactgTGCCCGTTAACGACACACCCAATGTTAAAACTGAGCCAACAGGATTTCAGCTTTTAACgccaatttcaaaaaaaagagctctaaaagaaaaaacaacgtcaggaaaatatgaaaattttggttcTTCCACGGAGGAGAAAGCTTATGCTCAGAAAAGAACTAAACAGCTCCCTTCAGATGCAGCGACTAACCTCTCTGAATTTCCGTTAAACGATGAAAATGCATCCTCTCCAGCCAAGGAAAAGTCACAAGAAGCAATCGAAAACCCCGGTAGTTAccagaaaataaagaattaTCTTTTCGACAAGCCAGATCTTCTAGAAACCTGCCTTCAAGACTATTCCAGTATGTTACCAGCTGATATAGCAGAAGATGATCAAGAATTCTTCGTCAGCGTGGCCGATTCAACGTTGGAGGAGTGGACAAACAAGGGTCAAGAAATTCTTGATCAACAGTACCAGCTTTACCAAGAGGTAATCAAGAAACGAATAGAATTAAGCTTTAAATTCAAAGGTGTTATTTCTGTAGTCAATGATAGGGCTGACGCCTTGGAAGAACAAGGTCAGAAGTtagaggaaaaaataaggaaaattAAAAGCTTAGCCAATGAGATACTCAATATTATATAA
- the RPS17B gene encoding 40S ribosomal protein eS17 (similar to Saccharomyces cerevisiae RPS17B (YDR447C) and RPS17A (YML024W); ancestral locus Anc_5.562), whose translation MGRVRTKTVKRASKALIERYYPKLTLDFQTNKRLCDEIATIQSKRLRNKIAGYTTHLMKRIQKGPVRGISFKLQEEERERKDQYVPEVSALDLSHSNGVLNVDNQTSDLVKSLGLKLPLSVINVSAQRDRRYRKRT comes from the exons atg GGTAGAGTTAGAACTAAGACTGTCAAGCGTGCCTCCAAGGCTTTGATTGAACGTTACTATCCTAAGTTAACTTTGGATTTCCAAACTAACAAGAGACTTTGTGATGAAATCGCCACCATCCAATCCAAGAGATTGAGAAACAAGATTGCCGGTTATACCACccatttgatgaaaagaatccAAAAGGGTCCAGTTAGAGgtatttctttcaaattgcaagaagaagaaagagaaagaaaggatCAATACGTTCCAGAGGTCTCTGCTTTGGACTTGTCTCATTCTAATGGCGTTTTGAACGTTGACAACCAAACGTCTGACTTGGTTAAGTCTTTAGGTTTGAAGTTGCCATTATCTGTCATCAATGTTTCCGCTCAAAGAGACAGACGCTACAGAAAGAGAACCTAA
- the UTP6 gene encoding snoRNA-binding rRNA-processing protein UTP6 (similar to Saccharomyces cerevisiae UTP6 (YDR449C); ancestral locus Anc_5.564), with protein MSKTRYYLEQCIPEMDDLVEKGLFTKNEVSLIMKKRTDFEHRLNSRGSSINDYIKYINYETNVNKLRAKRCKRILQAKKTNSLSDWSIQQRIGFIYQRGTNKFPQELKFWAMYLNYMKARGNQTSYKKIHNIYNQLLKLHPTNVDIWISCAKYEYEVHANFKSCRNIFQNGLKFNPDIPKLWYEYVKFELNFITKLINRRKVMGLINEREQELDMLNEQKTGESNGEEKSHVQVPSTGDSMKDKLNELPEADMSVLGNAETNPALRGDIALTIFDVCIKTLGKHYINKHKGYYAISDFKMNIELNKEALNYLFNQSIKYIQLFDEFPDLERDYLINHVLQFWKNDMYDLSLRKDLPELYLKTIMIDTTLNIRHMPVEKLDIDQLQLSAKKYFAYVSKLDSLLVKSLKNEYCSYLQDNYLKKMNSEDDPRYKILDLIINKL; from the coding sequence ATGTCAAAGACAAGATACTATTTGGAACAATGCATTCCTGAAATGGATGACCTAGTGGAGAAGGGACTCTTTACTAAAAATGAAGTTTCCTTAATCATGAAGAAACGAACCGATTTCGAACATAGGCTGAACTCTAGAGGCTCCAGTATAAATGACTACATAAAATACATCAATTATGAAACTAATGTTAACAAGTTGCGAGCCAAGAGGTGTAAGAGAATCTTACAAGCCAAAAAGACTAACAGTCTATCCGATTGGTCCATTCAGCAAAGAATAGGATTTATTTATCAGAGAGGAACAAACAAGTTTCCACAAGAACTAAAGTTTTGGGCAATGTATCTGAACTACATGAAAGCCAGAGGCAATCAAACATCATACAAAAAGATTCACAACATTTATAATCAATTATTGAAATTGCATCCAACGAATGTGGATATATGGATTAGTTGCGCGAAATACGAATATGAAGTTCATGCTAATTTCAAGAGTTGTAGAAATATCTTCCAAAATGGATTGAAGTTCAATCCTGACATACCTAAACTATGGTACGAATACGTAAAATTTGAGTTAAATTTCATTACTAAGTTGAtcaacagaagaaaagtaaTGGGTCTAATTAATGAACGAGAACAAGAGCTTGATATGCTAAATGAGCAAAAGACTGGAGAGTCCAACGGTGAAGAGAAATCACACGTGCAAGTCCCGTCGACTGGTGATTCAATGAAGGATAAGTTGAATGAGTTACCTGAAGCTGACATGAGTGTGCTAGGTAACGCAGAGACAAACCCGGCTTTGCGTGGTGATATTGCATTAActatttttgatgtttGTATAAAGACTTTAGGGAAACATTACATCAACAAGCATAAAGGCTATTATGCCATTTCGGACTTTAAAATGAATATTGAACTAAACAAAGAGGCATTAAATTACCTGTTCAACCAGTCAATAAAATATATCCAattatttgatgaattccCTGACTTGGAAAGAGATTATCTAATCAACCACGTATTacaattttggaaaaacgATATGTACGATCTTTCGCTCCGCAAGGATTTACCAGAAttgtatttgaaaacaataatgatTGACACTACTCTAAATATCAGACATATGCCAGTGGAAAAACTTGATATTGACCAATTGCAGTTGTCTGccaagaaatattttgcataCGTATCGAAATTGGATAGCTTACTAGTGAAGTCGTTGAAGAATGAGTATTGTTCTTACTTACAAGACAactatttgaagaaaatgaattcaGAAGATGATCCTAGATACAAAATTCTAGACTTAATCATCAATAAACTTTAA
- the ADA2 gene encoding chromatin-binding transcription regulator ADA2 (similar to Saccharomyces cerevisiae ADA2 (YDR448W); ancestral locus Anc_5.563), with product MSNKFHCDVCSADCTNRVRVSCAICPEYDLCVPCFSQGSYTGKHRPYHDYRIIETNSYPILCPNWGADEELQLIKGAQTSGLGNWQDIADHVGSRDKEEVKEHYLKYYLESSYYPIPDITQNIHVPQDEFLEQRRHRIESFRERPLEPPRKPMASVPSCHEVQGFMPGRLEFETEFENEAEGPVKDMVFEPDDQPLDIELKFAILDIYNSRLTTRAEKKRLLLDNHLMDYRKLQAIDKKRSKEAKELYNRIKPFARVMTAQDFEEFSRDILEELQCRARIQQLQEWRSNGLITLEAGLKYERDKQARISTFEKFGSSTAAALNEGNGRYRSNSAHRSNAEYTQNYSENGGRKKNMTISDIQHASDYALLSNDEQQLCIQLKILPKPYLVIKEVMFRELLKTGGNLSKSACRELLNIDAIKANRIYDFFQTQNWM from the coding sequence ATGTCAAACAAGTTCCATTGTGATGTTTGTTCAGCAGATTGCACGAACAGAGTAAGAGTTTCATGTGCTATCTGCCCAGAATACGACTTATGCGTGCCTTGCTTTTCACAAGGCTCATACACAGGAAAACATCGCCCTTACCATGATTACAGAATAATAGAGACGAATTCATATCCTATTCTTTGTCCTAACTGGGGTGCGGATGAAGAATTACAGTTGATAAAGGGTGCACAGACTTCTGGGCTCGGCAATTGGCAGGATATTGCTGATCATGTGGGCAGCAGagacaaagaagaagtgaAAGAACACTATCTAAAATATTATCTTGAAAGCAGTTACTATCCAATACCTGACATTACTCAAAATATCCATGTCCCACAAGATGAATTTCTAGAACAGCGAAGACATAGAATCGAGTCCTTCAGAGAAAGACCATTAGAGCCTCCAAGAAAGCCCATGGCATCTGTTCCGAGTTGTCATGAGGTGCAGGGTTTTATGCCTGGAAGATTGGAGTTTGAAACGGAATTTGAAAACGAGGCGGAAGGACCTGTCAAGGATATGGTATTTGAACCCGATGATCAACCTCTAGACATCGAGCTGAAGTTTGCTATTTTGGACATTTACAATTCCAGATTGACGACAAGggcagaaaagaaaaggttatTACTCGATAACCATTTAATGGATTACAGGAAATTGCAAGccattgataaaaaaagaagcaagGAAGCAAAAGAATTGTACAATCGAATCAAACCATTCGCCCGTGTCATGACTGCACAGGATTTTGAGGAATTCAGTAGGGATATACTGGAGGAGCTACAGTGTAGGGCGAGAATACAGCAGTTGCAAGAATGGAGGAGTAACGGACTAATCACACTAGAAGCAGGACTTAAATACGAGCGAGATAAACAAGCAAGAATTAGCACGTTTGAGAAATTCGGCTCTTCTACGGCGGCAGCATTAAATGAGGGAAACGGTCGTTATAGGTCGAATTCCGCGCATAGATCAAACGCAGAGTATACACAAAACTATAGTGAAAATGGTGGtaggaagaaaaacatgacTATAAGTGATATACAACATGCCTCGGACTACGCGCTGTTGTCCAATGATGAACAGCAACTTTGCATACAACTCAAGATATTACCAAAGCCATACCTCGTCATAAAAGAAGTGATGTTTAGGGAATTATTGAAGACTGGTGGGAACCTGAGTAAAAGTGCATGTAGGGAACTACTCAATATAGACGCCATTAAAGCAAATAGAATATacgattttttccaaactcAAAATTGGATGTAA